One Lysinibacillus sp. OF-1 DNA segment encodes these proteins:
- a CDS encoding peptide ABC transporter substrate-binding protein codes for MRKSWLLFICLVVLFCVACNDESLSEKASEYRVVYSGEIKTLNYLKTSETNEFAVAANMVDGLIEYDQYGVVQPGLAKEWSANEDATVWTFKLRDDAKWVTHEGKDYADVVAQDFVDGLHYVLDAKNESSTSWIATVVKNGEAFYNGELADFKEVGIKALDEHTVEYTLEAPTPYFLSMLNYVCFFPVNGKFIAEKGKDFGTTRENFLYNGAYLLDKFEPQNERVLVKNESYWDKDKVLIDRIRYKYNKEAATVAPELFLRGEIDSASIPTSIIDEWFKDEKKKSQVRQTQNNFYTYFYALNFNPQFDAQYEPDNWKVAVNNKDFRKSLFHALDRVSAMLTVEPYNPADLLSNTITPKNFVDVEGVDYTQLAPLTTISNEDSFNKELALEYKEKAKTALAGKATFPVKVLMPYNAGSPDWANRSQVVEQQIEKLLGTDYVDIIVEAGPSTGFLSEVRRPGKFALLEANWGPDFADPSTYTDPFTVDGTYNKPELAEGYKEANGKTTYQNLVDQAKETIDAAKRYELFAKAEAFLIDEAFVIPYSVGGSGYVASKLNPFEAQYSPFGVTAEKFKGQQVLEKPMSNEEFKKALAQWEQERAEALANAEK; via the coding sequence GTGAGAAAGTCTTGGTTGCTGTTCATATGTCTGGTCGTATTGTTTTGTGTAGCCTGCAATGATGAATCATTGAGTGAAAAGGCATCGGAATATCGTGTTGTGTATTCGGGAGAAATTAAAACGTTAAATTATTTAAAGACGTCTGAAACAAATGAATTTGCGGTGGCCGCAAATATGGTGGATGGACTCATAGAATACGATCAATATGGAGTCGTTCAGCCAGGATTGGCGAAGGAATGGTCTGCTAATGAGGATGCTACTGTTTGGACGTTCAAGCTACGTGATGATGCTAAATGGGTCACACATGAGGGGAAGGACTATGCAGATGTTGTGGCACAAGACTTTGTGGATGGCTTACATTATGTGCTTGATGCTAAAAATGAATCATCGACGTCTTGGATTGCGACGGTCGTAAAAAATGGGGAGGCCTTCTATAACGGCGAGTTGGCTGATTTCAAGGAGGTTGGCATAAAGGCGCTAGATGAACATACAGTAGAATATACTTTAGAAGCCCCGACACCCTATTTCCTTTCTATGTTGAACTATGTTTGTTTCTTCCCGGTGAATGGCAAGTTCATTGCCGAGAAAGGGAAGGATTTTGGTACGACGCGTGAAAATTTCCTTTATAATGGCGCTTATCTTTTAGATAAATTTGAACCGCAAAATGAGCGTGTTCTTGTGAAAAATGAGTCGTATTGGGATAAAGACAAGGTGCTGATTGATCGCATTCGCTATAAATACAATAAAGAAGCGGCAACAGTGGCACCAGAGCTGTTTTTACGTGGAGAAATTGATTCTGCTAGTATTCCAACCTCTATTATTGATGAATGGTTTAAAGACGAGAAGAAAAAATCCCAGGTTCGTCAAACACAAAATAACTTCTATACCTACTTCTATGCACTTAACTTTAATCCACAATTTGACGCCCAATATGAGCCAGATAACTGGAAGGTTGCAGTCAATAATAAAGATTTCCGTAAATCCTTATTCCATGCACTGGATCGGGTGTCCGCAATGCTGACGGTTGAGCCTTATAATCCAGCAGATTTGCTGAGCAATACTATTACACCGAAAAACTTTGTCGATGTGGAAGGGGTGGATTATACCCAATTAGCGCCACTTACGACCATTTCCAATGAAGATTCCTTCAATAAAGAGCTCGCTCTAGAGTACAAAGAAAAAGCGAAAACAGCATTAGCAGGTAAAGCCACGTTCCCTGTAAAAGTATTAATGCCCTATAATGCAGGCAGTCCAGATTGGGCCAATCGTTCTCAAGTAGTGGAACAGCAGATTGAAAAATTACTAGGGACAGATTATGTCGACATTATTGTAGAGGCTGGTCCATCGACAGGCTTCTTATCAGAGGTGCGTCGTCCTGGCAAGTTTGCGCTTTTAGAAGCGAACTGGGGTCCTGACTTTGCAGATCCCTCTACGTATACAGATCCATTCACAGTGGACGGTACTTACAATAAACCAGAATTAGCAGAAGGCTATAAAGAGGCAAATGGCAAAACGACGTACCAAAACCTTGTGGATCAAGCGAAAGAAACGATTGATGCTGCAAAACGCTATGAGCTATTTGCAAAGGCAGAGGCCTTTTTAATTGATGAAGCCTTTGTGATCCCTTATTCAGTAGGGGGGAGTGGCTATGTGGCGTCTAAATTAAATCCATTTGAGGCGCAATATTCGCCATTCGGTGTAACGGCAGAGAAATTTAAAGGACAGCAAGTGCTGGAGAAGCCAATGAGTAATGAAGAATTTAAAAAGGCGCTCGCGCAGTGGGAGCAAGAACGTGCGGAAGCGTTAGCGAATGCTGAAAAGTAG